One Dama dama isolate Ldn47 chromosome 18, ASM3311817v1, whole genome shotgun sequence DNA window includes the following coding sequences:
- the RINT1 gene encoding RAD50-interacting protein 1 isoform X2, producing MLPAGEISEAPVTPCSENDDQKKNLKEKSDINTAALVEKEQVCEGIDNGDLPSCVSAFIEKEVGNDLKSLKKLDKLIEQMTESKMQLEEQVLTVSSEIPKRIHSALKNAEESKQFLNQFLEQETHLFSSINSHLLTAQPWMEDLGAMINQIEEIERHLAYLKWISQIEELSDNIQQYLMTNNVPEAASTLVSMAELDIKLQESSCTHLLGFMRATVKFWHKILKDKLTSDFEEILAQLHWPFIAPPQSQTVGISRPASAPEIYSNLETLFCQLLKLQTSDELFTEPKQLPEKYSLPASPSVILPIQIMLTPLQKRFRYHFRGNRQTNVISKPEWYLAQVLLWIGNHTQFLDEKIQPILDKVGSSVNARLEFSRGLMMLVLEKLAADIPCLLYDDSLFCHLVDEVLLFERELHSAHGYPSTFANCMHILSEETCFQRWLTVERKFALQKMDSMLSSEAAWVSQYKDITDVDEMKVPDCAETFMTLLLVITGKYKNLPTASRKLQFLELQKDLVDDFRIRLTQVMKEETRASLGFRYCAILNAVNYISTVLADWADNVFFLQLQQAALEVFAENNTLSKLQLGQLASMESSVFDDMINLLERLKHDMLTRQVDHVFREVKDAAKLYKKERWLSLPSQSEQAVMSLSSSACPLLLTLRDRLLQLEQQLCFSLFKVFWQMLVEKLDIYIYQEIILANHFNEGGAAQLHFDMTRNLFPLFSHYCKRPENYFKHVKEACILLNLNVGSALLLRDVLQSTSGQPPATAALNEVGIYKLAQQDVEILLNLRTNWPNTGK from the exons gtGACATAAATACTGCAGCTCTTGTTGAAAAGGAACAAGTCTGTGAAGGTATAGATAATGGTGATCTCCCTTCCTGTGTGTCAGCATTTATAGAAAAGGAAGTCGGAAATGACCTTAAATCTTTAAAGAAACTTGATAAACTCATAGAACAgatgacagaaagtaaaatgcAGTTGGAAGAACAG GTACTTACAGTTTCATCAGAAATCCCTAAAAGAATTCACAGTGCCTTAAAAAATGCAGAAGAATCAAAGCAATTCCTTAATCAATTTCTGGAGCAAGAAACCCATCTCTTCAGTTCCATTAACAGCCATTTGCTGACTGCACAGCCCTGGATGGAAGATCTTGGAGCCATGATTAACCAAATTGAAGAGATTGAACGGCATCTTGCTTACCTTAAATGGATTTCACAAATTGAAGAACTAAG TGATAACATTCAGCAATATCTGATGACCAATAATGTCCCAGAGGCAGCCTCTACTCTGGTGTCTATGGCAGAACTTGACATCAAGCTTCAGGAATCATCCTGTACTCATCTTCTTGGTTTCATGAGAGCCACAGTTAAATTCTGGCATAAAATTCTCAAGGACAAGCTTACAAG TGATTTTGAGGAAATTTTAGCACAGCTTCACTGGCCATTCATCGCGCCCCCTCAGTCTCAAACTGTTGGCATAAGTCGACCAGCCAGTGCCCCTGAGATATACAGTAACCTGGAGACACTGTTCTGTCAGCTTCTGAAACTACAAACCTC AGATGAATTATTTACTGAGCCAAAACAGCTTCCAGAAAAATACTCTCTTCCTGCATCCCCTTCTGTCATCCTGCCCATCCAGATTATGCTGACTCCCCTTCAGAAGAGGTTCAGGTATCACTTCAGAGGGAACCGCCAGACTAATGTTATAAGCAAG CCCGAATGGTACCTGGCTCAGGTTCTCCTGTGGATTGGGAATCACACTCAGTTTCTGGATGAGAAGATTCAGCCAATATTGGACAAAGTGGGCTCTTCGGTAAACGCAAGG CTTGAATTTTCCCGGGGCCTCATGATGCTGGTTCTGGAGAAGCTGGCTGCTGACATCCCTTGTCTGCTCTATGATGACAGCCTCTTCTGCCATTTGGTGGATGAGGTGCTCTTGTTCGAAAGAGAACTACACAGCGCTCATGGCTATCCTAGCACTTTTGCTAACTGTATGCATATTCTATCAGAGGAGACCTGTTTTCAGAGATGGCTGACTGTGGAGAGAAAAT TTGCTCTTCAGAAAATGGACTCAATGCTCTCATCAGAAGCTGCCTGGGTATCCCAGTATAAGGATATCACTGATGTGGATGAGATGAAAGTTCCAgactgtgcagaaacttttatgACACTACTCTTGGTTATAACTGGCAA GTATAAAAATCTTCCCACAGCTTCCAGAAAGTTGCAGTTCCTGGAGTTACAGAAGGACTTAGTAGATGATTTTAGGATACGATTAACTCAGGTGATGAAAGAAGAGACTAGAGCTTCCCTTGGCTTTCGGTACTGTGCAATTCTTAATGCCGTGAACTATATCTCAACAGTGCTAGCAGACTGGGCTGACAATGTT TTCTTCTTACAACTTCAACAGGCAGCATTGGAAGTCTTTGCAGAGAATAACACTCTAAGTAAACTGCAGCTAGGACAGCTAGCCTCTATGGAAAGTTCTGTCTTTGATGACATGATTAACCTGTTAGAGCGTTTAAAGCATGACATGCTGACCCGGCAAGTAGACCATGTTTTTAGAGAAGTTAAAGATGCTgcaaaactgtataaaaaagagaG GTGGTTGTCCTTGCCATCGCAGTCTGAACAGGCGGTGATGTCCCTGTCCAGTTCAGCTTGCCCCTTACTGCTTACCTTACGAGACCGTTTACTTCAATTAGAGCAGCAGCTTTGCTTCTCCCTATTTAAAGTTTTCTGGCAAATGCTTGTAGAGAAGCTGGACATATACATCTACCAAGAA ataattctTGCCAATCACTTCAATGAAGGAGGAGCTGCTCAGCTGCACTTTGACATGACTCGGaatcttttccctttgttttctcaCTATTGCAAGAGgccagaaaattattttaaaca tgtaaAAGAAGCCTGTATTCTTCTGAATTTGAATGTTGGTTCTGCCTTACTTCTGAGAGATGTCCTGCAGTCAACTTCAGGGCAGCCTCCTGCCACAGCGGCACTAAATGAAGTTGGGATTTATAAACTGGCTCAGCAAGATGTTGAGATTCTACTTAATTTGAGGACAAACTGGCCTAACACtggaaaataa
- the RINT1 gene encoding RAD50-interacting protein 1 isoform X1, producing the protein MERHGIETSVHNSIWIPIVIKFDAVQPVLIISEGEEGDINTAALVEKEQVCEGIDNGDLPSCVSAFIEKEVGNDLKSLKKLDKLIEQMTESKMQLEEQVLTVSSEIPKRIHSALKNAEESKQFLNQFLEQETHLFSSINSHLLTAQPWMEDLGAMINQIEEIERHLAYLKWISQIEELSDNIQQYLMTNNVPEAASTLVSMAELDIKLQESSCTHLLGFMRATVKFWHKILKDKLTSDFEEILAQLHWPFIAPPQSQTVGISRPASAPEIYSNLETLFCQLLKLQTSDELFTEPKQLPEKYSLPASPSVILPIQIMLTPLQKRFRYHFRGNRQTNVISKPEWYLAQVLLWIGNHTQFLDEKIQPILDKVGSSVNARLEFSRGLMMLVLEKLAADIPCLLYDDSLFCHLVDEVLLFERELHSAHGYPSTFANCMHILSEETCFQRWLTVERKFALQKMDSMLSSEAAWVSQYKDITDVDEMKVPDCAETFMTLLLVITGKYKNLPTASRKLQFLELQKDLVDDFRIRLTQVMKEETRASLGFRYCAILNAVNYISTVLADWADNVFFLQLQQAALEVFAENNTLSKLQLGQLASMESSVFDDMINLLERLKHDMLTRQVDHVFREVKDAAKLYKKERWLSLPSQSEQAVMSLSSSACPLLLTLRDRLLQLEQQLCFSLFKVFWQMLVEKLDIYIYQEIILANHFNEGGAAQLHFDMTRNLFPLFSHYCKRPENYFKHVKEACILLNLNVGSALLLRDVLQSTSGQPPATAALNEVGIYKLAQQDVEILLNLRTNWPNTGK; encoded by the exons gtGACATAAATACTGCAGCTCTTGTTGAAAAGGAACAAGTCTGTGAAGGTATAGATAATGGTGATCTCCCTTCCTGTGTGTCAGCATTTATAGAAAAGGAAGTCGGAAATGACCTTAAATCTTTAAAGAAACTTGATAAACTCATAGAACAgatgacagaaagtaaaatgcAGTTGGAAGAACAG GTACTTACAGTTTCATCAGAAATCCCTAAAAGAATTCACAGTGCCTTAAAAAATGCAGAAGAATCAAAGCAATTCCTTAATCAATTTCTGGAGCAAGAAACCCATCTCTTCAGTTCCATTAACAGCCATTTGCTGACTGCACAGCCCTGGATGGAAGATCTTGGAGCCATGATTAACCAAATTGAAGAGATTGAACGGCATCTTGCTTACCTTAAATGGATTTCACAAATTGAAGAACTAAG TGATAACATTCAGCAATATCTGATGACCAATAATGTCCCAGAGGCAGCCTCTACTCTGGTGTCTATGGCAGAACTTGACATCAAGCTTCAGGAATCATCCTGTACTCATCTTCTTGGTTTCATGAGAGCCACAGTTAAATTCTGGCATAAAATTCTCAAGGACAAGCTTACAAG TGATTTTGAGGAAATTTTAGCACAGCTTCACTGGCCATTCATCGCGCCCCCTCAGTCTCAAACTGTTGGCATAAGTCGACCAGCCAGTGCCCCTGAGATATACAGTAACCTGGAGACACTGTTCTGTCAGCTTCTGAAACTACAAACCTC AGATGAATTATTTACTGAGCCAAAACAGCTTCCAGAAAAATACTCTCTTCCTGCATCCCCTTCTGTCATCCTGCCCATCCAGATTATGCTGACTCCCCTTCAGAAGAGGTTCAGGTATCACTTCAGAGGGAACCGCCAGACTAATGTTATAAGCAAG CCCGAATGGTACCTGGCTCAGGTTCTCCTGTGGATTGGGAATCACACTCAGTTTCTGGATGAGAAGATTCAGCCAATATTGGACAAAGTGGGCTCTTCGGTAAACGCAAGG CTTGAATTTTCCCGGGGCCTCATGATGCTGGTTCTGGAGAAGCTGGCTGCTGACATCCCTTGTCTGCTCTATGATGACAGCCTCTTCTGCCATTTGGTGGATGAGGTGCTCTTGTTCGAAAGAGAACTACACAGCGCTCATGGCTATCCTAGCACTTTTGCTAACTGTATGCATATTCTATCAGAGGAGACCTGTTTTCAGAGATGGCTGACTGTGGAGAGAAAAT TTGCTCTTCAGAAAATGGACTCAATGCTCTCATCAGAAGCTGCCTGGGTATCCCAGTATAAGGATATCACTGATGTGGATGAGATGAAAGTTCCAgactgtgcagaaacttttatgACACTACTCTTGGTTATAACTGGCAA GTATAAAAATCTTCCCACAGCTTCCAGAAAGTTGCAGTTCCTGGAGTTACAGAAGGACTTAGTAGATGATTTTAGGATACGATTAACTCAGGTGATGAAAGAAGAGACTAGAGCTTCCCTTGGCTTTCGGTACTGTGCAATTCTTAATGCCGTGAACTATATCTCAACAGTGCTAGCAGACTGGGCTGACAATGTT TTCTTCTTACAACTTCAACAGGCAGCATTGGAAGTCTTTGCAGAGAATAACACTCTAAGTAAACTGCAGCTAGGACAGCTAGCCTCTATGGAAAGTTCTGTCTTTGATGACATGATTAACCTGTTAGAGCGTTTAAAGCATGACATGCTGACCCGGCAAGTAGACCATGTTTTTAGAGAAGTTAAAGATGCTgcaaaactgtataaaaaagagaG GTGGTTGTCCTTGCCATCGCAGTCTGAACAGGCGGTGATGTCCCTGTCCAGTTCAGCTTGCCCCTTACTGCTTACCTTACGAGACCGTTTACTTCAATTAGAGCAGCAGCTTTGCTTCTCCCTATTTAAAGTTTTCTGGCAAATGCTTGTAGAGAAGCTGGACATATACATCTACCAAGAA ataattctTGCCAATCACTTCAATGAAGGAGGAGCTGCTCAGCTGCACTTTGACATGACTCGGaatcttttccctttgttttctcaCTATTGCAAGAGgccagaaaattattttaaaca tgtaaAAGAAGCCTGTATTCTTCTGAATTTGAATGTTGGTTCTGCCTTACTTCTGAGAGATGTCCTGCAGTCAACTTCAGGGCAGCCTCCTGCCACAGCGGCACTAAATGAAGTTGGGATTTATAAACTGGCTCAGCAAGATGTTGAGATTCTACTTAATTTGAGGACAAACTGGCCTAACACtggaaaataa
- the RINT1 gene encoding RAD50-interacting protein 1 isoform X3 translates to MEDLGAMINQIEEIERHLAYLKWISQIEELSDNIQQYLMTNNVPEAASTLVSMAELDIKLQESSCTHLLGFMRATVKFWHKILKDKLTSDFEEILAQLHWPFIAPPQSQTVGISRPASAPEIYSNLETLFCQLLKLQTSDELFTEPKQLPEKYSLPASPSVILPIQIMLTPLQKRFRYHFRGNRQTNVISKPEWYLAQVLLWIGNHTQFLDEKIQPILDKVGSSVNARLEFSRGLMMLVLEKLAADIPCLLYDDSLFCHLVDEVLLFERELHSAHGYPSTFANCMHILSEETCFQRWLTVERKFALQKMDSMLSSEAAWVSQYKDITDVDEMKVPDCAETFMTLLLVITGKYKNLPTASRKLQFLELQKDLVDDFRIRLTQVMKEETRASLGFRYCAILNAVNYISTVLADWADNVFFLQLQQAALEVFAENNTLSKLQLGQLASMESSVFDDMINLLERLKHDMLTRQVDHVFREVKDAAKLYKKERWLSLPSQSEQAVMSLSSSACPLLLTLRDRLLQLEQQLCFSLFKVFWQMLVEKLDIYIYQEIILANHFNEGGAAQLHFDMTRNLFPLFSHYCKRPENYFKHVKEACILLNLNVGSALLLRDVLQSTSGQPPATAALNEVGIYKLAQQDVEILLNLRTNWPNTGK, encoded by the exons ATGGAAGATCTTGGAGCCATGATTAACCAAATTGAAGAGATTGAACGGCATCTTGCTTACCTTAAATGGATTTCACAAATTGAAGAACTAAG TGATAACATTCAGCAATATCTGATGACCAATAATGTCCCAGAGGCAGCCTCTACTCTGGTGTCTATGGCAGAACTTGACATCAAGCTTCAGGAATCATCCTGTACTCATCTTCTTGGTTTCATGAGAGCCACAGTTAAATTCTGGCATAAAATTCTCAAGGACAAGCTTACAAG TGATTTTGAGGAAATTTTAGCACAGCTTCACTGGCCATTCATCGCGCCCCCTCAGTCTCAAACTGTTGGCATAAGTCGACCAGCCAGTGCCCCTGAGATATACAGTAACCTGGAGACACTGTTCTGTCAGCTTCTGAAACTACAAACCTC AGATGAATTATTTACTGAGCCAAAACAGCTTCCAGAAAAATACTCTCTTCCTGCATCCCCTTCTGTCATCCTGCCCATCCAGATTATGCTGACTCCCCTTCAGAAGAGGTTCAGGTATCACTTCAGAGGGAACCGCCAGACTAATGTTATAAGCAAG CCCGAATGGTACCTGGCTCAGGTTCTCCTGTGGATTGGGAATCACACTCAGTTTCTGGATGAGAAGATTCAGCCAATATTGGACAAAGTGGGCTCTTCGGTAAACGCAAGG CTTGAATTTTCCCGGGGCCTCATGATGCTGGTTCTGGAGAAGCTGGCTGCTGACATCCCTTGTCTGCTCTATGATGACAGCCTCTTCTGCCATTTGGTGGATGAGGTGCTCTTGTTCGAAAGAGAACTACACAGCGCTCATGGCTATCCTAGCACTTTTGCTAACTGTATGCATATTCTATCAGAGGAGACCTGTTTTCAGAGATGGCTGACTGTGGAGAGAAAAT TTGCTCTTCAGAAAATGGACTCAATGCTCTCATCAGAAGCTGCCTGGGTATCCCAGTATAAGGATATCACTGATGTGGATGAGATGAAAGTTCCAgactgtgcagaaacttttatgACACTACTCTTGGTTATAACTGGCAA GTATAAAAATCTTCCCACAGCTTCCAGAAAGTTGCAGTTCCTGGAGTTACAGAAGGACTTAGTAGATGATTTTAGGATACGATTAACTCAGGTGATGAAAGAAGAGACTAGAGCTTCCCTTGGCTTTCGGTACTGTGCAATTCTTAATGCCGTGAACTATATCTCAACAGTGCTAGCAGACTGGGCTGACAATGTT TTCTTCTTACAACTTCAACAGGCAGCATTGGAAGTCTTTGCAGAGAATAACACTCTAAGTAAACTGCAGCTAGGACAGCTAGCCTCTATGGAAAGTTCTGTCTTTGATGACATGATTAACCTGTTAGAGCGTTTAAAGCATGACATGCTGACCCGGCAAGTAGACCATGTTTTTAGAGAAGTTAAAGATGCTgcaaaactgtataaaaaagagaG GTGGTTGTCCTTGCCATCGCAGTCTGAACAGGCGGTGATGTCCCTGTCCAGTTCAGCTTGCCCCTTACTGCTTACCTTACGAGACCGTTTACTTCAATTAGAGCAGCAGCTTTGCTTCTCCCTATTTAAAGTTTTCTGGCAAATGCTTGTAGAGAAGCTGGACATATACATCTACCAAGAA ataattctTGCCAATCACTTCAATGAAGGAGGAGCTGCTCAGCTGCACTTTGACATGACTCGGaatcttttccctttgttttctcaCTATTGCAAGAGgccagaaaattattttaaaca tgtaaAAGAAGCCTGTATTCTTCTGAATTTGAATGTTGGTTCTGCCTTACTTCTGAGAGATGTCCTGCAGTCAACTTCAGGGCAGCCTCCTGCCACAGCGGCACTAAATGAAGTTGGGATTTATAAACTGGCTCAGCAAGATGTTGAGATTCTACTTAATTTGAGGACAAACTGGCCTAACACtggaaaataa